One genomic window of Cannabis sativa cultivar Pink pepper isolate KNU-18-1 chromosome 2, ASM2916894v1, whole genome shotgun sequence includes the following:
- the LOC133034142 gene encoding uncharacterized protein LOC133034142, whose protein sequence is MGYLPTRDRLGFVVEKMCPVCELETETTLHIFWECHCARALWFSSPFSCVMESVPSFADSVKGRIEWMLSILPSDLTSKFLKFTGCLFDEVWKARNEVLYKSKLINITKVRSSILRKFSESMVAEENGEAGLAVGLLHIRENKVFWYARKDKAESAAEAEMIAILWRLQLAAVKGFKSIAIASDAMVLIRAFHEKRYPPLWKLRPMAVETIWSVMP, encoded by the exons ATGGGGTACCTACCAACTAGAGATCGATTGGGATTCGTAGTAGAGAAGATGTGTCCTGTGTGTGAATTGGAAACTGAAACCACTCTCCATATCTTTTGGGAGTGCCACTGTGCGCGTGCACTTTGGTTCAGTAGCCCATTCTCTTGTGTCATGGAGAGTGTACCAAGTTTTGCTGATAGTGTCAAAGGAAGGATAGAGTGGATGCTTTCAATCCTCCCGTCGGATCTCACAAGCAAGTTCCTGAAGTTCACGGGTTGCTTATTTGATGAAGTGTGGAAAGCTAGAAATGAGGTACTATATAAGAGTAAATTGATTAACATTACAAAGGTCAGGTCCTCAATCTTGAGAAAGTTCTCCGAATCTATGGTGGCTGAGGAG AACGGGGAAGCAGGGTTAGCTGTGGGACTGCTTCATATTCGCGAAAACAAAGTTTTCTGGTATGCCAGGAAAGACAAAGCGGAGTCTGCTGCAGAAGCTGAGATGATTGCCATCCTGTGGAGGTTGCAACTGGCTGCAGTAAAAGGGTTCAAGTCGATTGCTATTGCCTCAGATGCCATGGTTTTAATCAGGGCGTTTCATGAAAAGAGATACCCACCGCTGTGGAAATTGAGACCTATGGCGGTGGAG ACAATATGGAGTGTGATGCCTTAG